One part of the Persephonella sp. genome encodes these proteins:
- a CDS encoding BsaWI family type II restriction enzyme → MEEKEIIKQRQSKASKEGGAKEKEVKSLLLEDTFISKNFHIGKPSAVLKDMSSLYIAYDDNKAMIDADLCVVRKKDNKLICVISVKKSFRERGAQTAYWAVKVKENKKNFKYILATPDVDKELYNPESPENKRKWRVILSYECDAVFVYSYEGKVYEENNFYVGIEYFKEFIRNLA, encoded by the coding sequence ATGGAAGAAAAAGAAATTATAAAGCAAAGACAAAGTAAAGCGAGTAAGGAAGGAGGGGCAAAAGAGAAAGAGGTAAAGTCTTTGCTCCTTGAAGATACTTTTATAAGTAAAAATTTTCATATAGGAAAACCTTCTGCTGTTCTAAAAGATATGTCTTCATTATATATCGCATATGACGATAATAAGGCTATGATTGATGCGGATTTATGTGTCGTTAGAAAAAAAGATAATAAACTTATCTGTGTTATCTCTGTTAAAAAATCATTCCGGGAAAGAGGAGCTCAGACTGCTTATTGGGCAGTAAAAGTTAAAGAAAATAAGAAAAATTTTAAATATATACTTGCAACCCCTGATGTAGATAAAGAGCTTTATAATCCTGAAAGTCCTGAAAATAAGCGTAAGTGGAGAGTTATCTTGTCTTATGAATGTGATGCAGTTTTCGTTTATAGTTATGAAGGAAAAGTATATGAAGAAAATAATTTTTATGTTGGAATAGAATATTTCAAAGAATTTATAAGGAATTTAGCTTAA
- the amrA gene encoding AmmeMemoRadiSam system protein A, protein MEDIILSLDEISEEEGKALVELARKAIEEYLKTGLEIDLKEVPYEVWKKKGASFVTLEVSPTNQLRGCIGSILPHRPLYKDVIHNAIAAATSDPRFLPVRPEELSNIKVKVSILSYPQPLEFSDPYDLLQKLQPFKDGVILKYGSHQATFLPEVWEQLPDKTQFLSHLCMKAGLPSDCWLTYPIEVYIYHTKTFGE, encoded by the coding sequence ATGGAGGATATTATTCTTTCTCTTGATGAGATATCAGAAGAAGAAGGGAAAGCACTTGTTGAGCTTGCCAGAAAAGCTATTGAAGAATACCTGAAAACAGGTCTTGAGATTGACCTGAAAGAAGTACCATACGAAGTATGGAAGAAAAAGGGAGCGTCATTTGTAACACTGGAAGTTTCACCCACCAACCAGCTGAGAGGCTGTATCGGATCTATACTCCCCCACAGACCCCTTTATAAAGATGTTATACACAACGCTATAGCAGCCGCAACCTCTGATCCAAGATTTTTGCCTGTTAGACCTGAAGAGTTATCAAACATAAAAGTAAAAGTTTCAATTTTATCCTATCCACAACCACTTGAATTTTCTGACCCTTATGATCTTCTCCAGAAACTCCAGCCTTTTAAAGATGGCGTCATATTAAAATACGGCAGCCATCAGGCAACATTTTTACCAGAGGTCTGGGAACAGTTACCTGACAAAACACAGTTTTTATCACATCTGTGTATGAAAGCTGGACTACCCTCTGACTGCTGGTTGACATATCCTATAGAAGTTTACATATACCACACAAAAACGTTTGGCGAGTGA
- the amrB gene encoding AmmeMemoRadiSam system protein B, protein MAVQVREPAVSDMFYPADPVVLRDMLNRFLDQAVLHPYRPEAVASPHAGYIYSGPVAAYSYKQFFNLEKKHYTVLLIGPSHYVPFEGISFGYYDYWLTPLGEVKVNKREIERFILENKDLPVTLNTIPHLKEHSLEVQIPFLQVVLEDFSIVPVVYGQVSYDVVERVIDGIKDDRDGVVVVISTDLSHYYPDAVAREIDANCNLAVENLDLSYLERCEACGKTGLAAIIDYAKLKGWKGKVLDYRTSGDTSGDRSAVVGYGSYIFYRER, encoded by the coding sequence ATGGCTGTACAGGTTAGAGAACCAGCTGTCAGCGATATGTTCTATCCTGCTGATCCAGTAGTTTTAAGGGATATGTTAAACAGGTTTCTTGATCAGGCTGTTTTGCACCCTTACAGACCTGAAGCTGTTGCCTCCCCCCATGCAGGATACATATACTCAGGTCCTGTTGCTGCTTACAGCTACAAACAGTTTTTTAACCTTGAGAAAAAACATTATACAGTTCTTCTTATAGGACCTTCCCATTATGTTCCATTTGAGGGAATATCTTTTGGGTATTACGATTACTGGCTCACACCTTTAGGTGAAGTTAAGGTGAATAAAAGGGAGATAGAAAGATTTATTTTAGAAAATAAAGATCTTCCTGTTACTTTAAACACAATTCCTCATCTTAAGGAACATTCCCTTGAGGTTCAGATCCCATTCCTTCAGGTGGTACTGGAGGATTTTTCAATAGTTCCTGTTGTTTACGGACAAGTTTCTTACGATGTTGTGGAAAGGGTTATAGACGGTATAAAAGATGATAGAGATGGCGTTGTTGTGGTAATAAGCACAGATCTGAGCCATTACTACCCTGATGCTGTAGCAAGGGAGATAGATGCCAATTGCAATCTGGCTGTTGAGAACCTTGATCTATCTTACCTTGAAAGATGTGAGGCATGCGGAAAAACAGGTCTTGCTGCTATCATTGATTATGCGAAACTAAAAGGCTGGAAAGGTAAAGTCCTTGATTACAGAACATCAGGTGACACATCAGGAGACAGATCGGCAGTTGTGGGATACGGAAGCTACATTTTCTACAGGGAAAGATAA
- a CDS encoding EscU/YscU/HrcU family type III secretion system export apparatus switch protein, whose amino-acid sequence MNEKKAVALRYKRGEDKAPKVVAKGKGKIGERIIQIAKENNIPIKEDPVLVETLSQIEINQEIPPELYRAVAKILVFIYRKTKQLEKE is encoded by the coding sequence ATGAATGAAAAAAAGGCTGTTGCCCTCAGATATAAAAGGGGCGAAGATAAAGCTCCTAAGGTTGTGGCAAAGGGAAAAGGAAAGATCGGTGAGAGGATAATCCAGATAGCTAAAGAAAACAATATACCTATAAAAGAAGACCCTGTTCTTGTTGAGACATTATCACAGATAGAGATCAATCAGGAGATACCCCCTGAGCTTTACAGAGCTGTTGCAAAAATACTTGTTTTTATATACCGGAAAACAAAACAGCTTGAAAAAGAATAA